The Acanthopagrus latus isolate v.2019 chromosome 13, fAcaLat1.1, whole genome shotgun sequence genome contains a region encoding:
- the taf1 gene encoding transcription initiation factor TFIID subunit 1 isoform X4 — MSDSDSDDEQGRPFSLTGFLFGNINEDGQLEDDSVLDNESKKHLAGLGTLGLGSLITEITANEEEDQEEGRDSGSVDAAGWVKSTDDAVDYSDISEVAEDETKKYRQAMGSLQPSRKTDDEDDYDADCEDIDSKLMPPPPPPTLPTSAKKDEPSPQNTNVGEEGDGIILPSIIAPSSTADKVDFSSSSDSESETDRPCQGMGAGGKPDSLTLPLAGIMQKDAAKALPGVTELFPEFRPGKVLRFLRLFGPGKNMPSVWRSARRKKKRKHRDPQPGTPPPEGEPTEQSQEKTSGWIYEYAPPPPPEQCLSDDEITMMAPVESKFSQTCGDGDKEAESRPKVAEWRYGPAQLWYDMLGVSEDGSNFNYGFKLKEKQSSEPEKQDAPQEIIEPVPEIIMQDSNDGDNSDNDEEDGDADKKKHALENELFLMVTQLQWEDDIIWNGEDIKHKGTKTQRASLAGWLPSSMTRNANAYNAQQGLTRSNSQLVPPTPPPMPKVSSISGSKREKNSHDSQASHEEDSPWFSIFPIDNEELVYGRWEDNIIWDDQEMDHLLMPPVLTLDPNDENIILEIPNEKEEMTSHSPSKENKKETAIKKSRILLGKTGVIKDEPQQNMSQPEVKDPWNLSNDEFYYPKQQGLRGTFGGNIIQHSIPALELRQPFFPTHMGPMKLRQFHRPTLKKYSFGALAQPGPHPVQPLLKHIKKKAKMREQERQASGGGDMFFMRTPQDLTGKDGDLILAEYSEEYAPLIMQVGMATKIKNYYKRKPGKDPGAPDCKYGETVYCHTSPFLGSLHPGQLLQAFENNLFRAPIYLHKMPETDFLVLRTRHGYYIRELVDIIVVGQECPLYEVPGPNSKRANTHIRDFLQVFIYRLFWKSKDRPRRIRMEDIKKAFPSHSESSIRKRLKLCADFKRTGMDSNWWVLKPDFRLPTEEEIRAMVSPEQCCAYYSMLVAEQRLKDAGYGEKSFFAPEEENEEDFQMKIDDEVRTAPWNTTRAFISAMKGKCLLEVTGVADPTGCGEGFSYVKVPNKPTQQKDDKEPQPAKKTVTGTDADLRRLSLKNAKQLLRKFGVPEEEIKKLSRWEVIDVVRTMSTEQARSGEGPMSKFARGSRFSVAEHQERYKEECQRIFDLQNKVLESTEVLSTDTDSSSAEDSDFEEMGKNIENMLQNKKTSSQLSREREEQERKELQRMLMGEESDRDNKGRKERRKGLSSALSTSSHKDDDTSSVTSLNSSATGKRLKIYRTFKDEDGKEYVRCETVRKASVIDAYLRIRTTKDDEFIRKFALFDEQHREEMRKERRRIQEQLRRLKRNQEKDKIKGPPEKKAKKVKERPDLKLKCGACGAIGHMRTNKFCPLYYQTNAPPSNPVAMTEEQEEELEKTVIHNDNEELIKVEGTKIVLGKQLIESADEVRRKSLVLKFPKQQLPPKKKRRVGSAVHCDYLNKPHKAIHRRRTDPMVTLSSVLESIINDMRDHPNTYPFHTPVNAKVVKDYYKIITRPMDLQTLRENVRKRMYPSREEFREAVEVIVKNSATYNGAKHPITQVAQSMLDLCDAKLKEKEDRLVRLEKAINPLLDDDDQVAFSFILDNIVTQKMMVVPDSWPFHHPVNKKFVPDYYKVIINPMDLESIRKNISKHKYQNRDAFLSDVSHIHTNSIKYNGADSPYTKTALEIVNVCKQTLAEYDEHLTQLEKDISTAKEAALDAADLECLDPMTPGPYTPQGRHLRRPGEEESDVDIEGFEEEDDGKPKTPAPAEDADGDLEDDDDEEEMLLPLRRRLHDQEEEEEEEEDDGRSNRPAQASVLYQDLLMSDGEDDASEEEGDNPFSSIHLSESGSDSDREVDVRPAPPRRAQDTARMGMEQDESMMSYEGDGPDEPHMEDSNVSYGSYEETESRSQMQPSSMGNGEEYGISEEEEEDEEDEARRRGPAVLSQVQLSEDEESEEFRSIGGDSDMDSDN; from the exons ATGTCGGACTCCGACAGTGACGACGAGCAAGGTCGCCCTTTCTCTCTAACTGGCTTCCTCTTTGGAAACATCAACGAGGATGGACAGCTAGAGGATGACAGCGTTCTGGACAAT GAGTCCAAAAAGCATTTGGCTGGTTTGGGTACTCTGGGTCTGGGCTCACTCATCACAGAGATCACTGCCAATGAGGAGGAAGACCAAGAGGAAGGCAGAGACTCTGGTAGTGTTGATGCAGCAG GTTGGGTGAAAAGTACTGATGATGCAGTTGATTATTCTGACATCAGTGAGGTCGCTGAGGATGAGACAAAGAAGTATCGGCAGGCCATGGggtctctgcagcccagcaGGAAAACAG ATGATGAGGATGACTACGATGCAGACTGCGAGGACATTGATTCCAAGCTCatgcctcctccaccaccaccaactcTTCCAACATCTGCTAAGAAAGATGAACCCTCCCCTCAGAACACAAATG TTGGAGAAGAGGGTGATGGCATCATCCTTCCCTCCATCATTGCGCCATCCTCTACTGCTGATAAGGTTGACTTTAGCAGCTCCTCAGACTCTGAGTCAGAAACTGACCGTCCCTGTCAGGGCATGGGGGCTGGAGGAAAACCAGATAGTCTCACCCTCCCTCTTGCTGGCATCATGCAGAAAGATGCTGCCAAAGCACTGCCAGGTGTCACAGAGCTTTTCCCAGAGTTCAGGCCTGGAAAG GTGCTTAGGTTCTTACGGCTGTTCGGTCCTGGAAAGAACATGCCATCAGTTTGGAGGAGCGCCCGCAGGAAGAAGAAGCGGAAGCACCGAGACCCTCAGCCGGGGACCCCTCCTCCAGAAGGAGAACCCACCGAGCAGAGTCAGGAGAAGACATCTGGATGGATTTACGAGTAcgccccccctccacccccggAGCAGTGTCTCTCTGATGATGAG ATAACCATGATGGCTCCAGTAGAATCAAAGTTCTCGCAGACTTGTGGTGATGGAGACAAGGAGGCCGAGTCTCGACCTAAAGTAGCAGAATGGAGATACGGTCCAGCCCAGCTGTGGTACGATATGCTCGGCGTCTCTGAGGATGGAAGCAACTTCAACTACGGGTTCAAGCTAAAAGAAAAGCAGTCCAGTGAGCCTGAGAAGCAAGACGCACCTCAAGAAATAATAGAGCCTGTCCCAGAG ATTATAATGCAAGACAGCAATGATGGAGACAACAGTGATAatgatgaagaagatggagaTGCCGATAAGAAGAAACACGCCCTTGAGAATGAGCTCTTCCTGATGGTCACTCAACTGCAATGGGAGGACGATATTATCTGGAATGGGGAGGATATAAAACACAAGGGCACCAAGACTCAGCGAGCCAGTTTGGCAGGGTGGCTGCCTTCTAGCATGACCCGCAATGCCAATGCATATAATGCACAACAGG GTCTGACAAGAAGTAATTCCCAGTTGGTGCCACCGACGCCTCCACCCATGCCCAAAGTTTCTTCAATCTCTGGCTCTAAACGAGAAAAAAATAGCCATGATAGTCAAG CCTCTCATGAAGAAGACTCTCCCTGGTTCTCCATCTTCCCCATCGACAATGAGGAGCTGGTGTACGGTCGCTGGGAAGATAACATTATCTGGGATGACCAGGAGATGGATCACCTGCTCATGCCACCTGTTCTCACACTGGATccaaatgatgaaaatattatCCTAG AGATTCCCAATGAAAAGGAGGAGATGACGTCGCACTCCCCATCAAAGGAGAACAAGAAGGAAACGGCAATCAAAAAGAGTCGAATCCTGCTGGGCAAAACCGGAGTCATTAAAGACGAGCCACAGCAG AACATGTCCCAGCCTGAAGTGAAGGACCCCTGGAACCTCTCCAATGATGAATTCTACTATCCTAAACAGCAGGGCCTGAGGGGGACCTTCGGTGGCAACATCATTCAG CACTCCATCCCGGCGCTGGAGCTGAGGCAGCCCTTCTTCCCCACTCACATGGGACCCATGAAGCTGCGGCAATTTCATCGACCGACTCTGAAGAAGTACTCGTTTGGAGCTTTGGCTCAGCCCGGTCCCCATCCTGTCCAGCCGCTGCTCAAACACATAAAGAAGAAGGCCAAG aTGCGCGAGCAGGAGCGGCAGGCGTCAGGAGGTGGAGACATGTTCTTCATGCGAACTCCACAGGACTTGACAGGCAAAGATGGAGATCTGATCCTGGCTGAGTACAGTGAAGAATATGCTCCTCTCATCATGCAAGTCGGCATGGCCACCAAGATAAAAAACTACTACAAAAGG AAACCTGGAAAGGATCCTGGAGCACCCGACTGTAAATATGGAGAGACTGTGTACTGCCACACATCCCCGTTCCTGGGTTCTCTGCATCCTGGACAGCTGCTCCAG GCTTTTGAAAACAATCTTTTCCGCGCTCCAATCTACCTGCACAAGATGCCAGAAACTGATTTCTTGGTCCTGCGAACGCGACACGGCTACTACATACGAGAGCTTGTGGACATTATCGTAGTTGGTCAGGAGTGCCCGTTGTATGAGGTTCCAGGTCCCAACTCCAAACGAGCAAACACTCACATCCGAGACTTCCTACag GTGTTCATCTACCGCTTGTTCTGGAAGAGCAAAGATCGGCCCCGGAGGATCCGCATGGAAGATATAAAGAAAGCGTTCCCCTCTCATTCAGAGAGCAGCATCAGGAAACGACTAAAACTCTGTGCTGACTTCAAACGTACAG GGATGGACTCTAACTGGTGGGTGCTGAAGCCTGACTTCAGATTGCCtacagaggaggagatcagGGCCATGGTCTCTCCGGAGCAGTGCTGCGCTTACTATAGCATGCTGGTGGCAGAGCAGAGGCTCAAG GATGCTGGATACGGGGAGAAATCCTTCTTTGCTCCAGAGGAAGAGAACGAGGAGGACTTTCAAATGAAGATTGATGACGAG GTGCGGACAGCTCCGTGGAACACAACAAGGGCCTTCATTTCTGCCATGAAGGGGAAGTGCCTGTTGGAGGTCACAGGTGTGGCTGACCCTACAGGCTGTGGAGAGGGTTTCTCTTATGTCAAAGTGCCGAACAAGCCCACTCAACAAAAG GATGACAAAGAGCCACAGCCTGCCAAGAAGACAGTGACGGGAACAGACGCTGACCTGAGGAGACTCTCGCTGAAGAATGCCAAGCAGCTGCTGCGCAAGTTTGGTGTTCCAGAGGAAGAG ATCAAGAAGCTCTCACGTTGGGAGGTGATTGATGTGGTGAGAACCATGTCCACAGAGCAGGCGCGTTCAGGTGAGGGACCCATGAGCAAGTTCGCCAGAGGCTCTCGTTTCTCTGTTGCCGAACACCAGGAGCGCTACAAAGAGGAATGCCAGAGGATCTTTGACCTGCAGAACAA AGTGTTGGAGTCGACGGAGGTGCTCTCcacagacactgacagcagctcagcagaggaCAGCGACTTCGAGGAGATGGGGAAGAATATTGAGAACATGCTGCAGAACAAGAAGACCAGCTCACAGCTTTCCCGCGAGAGGGAAGAGCAAGAGCGCAAGGAACTGCAGAGGATGCTGATGGGCGAGGAGAGCGATCGTGACAACAAGGGCCGCAAGGAGCGGCGCAAAGGCTTGT CCAGCGCCTTATCCACCAGCTCCCACAAGGATGACGACACGTCCTCCGTCACCAGCTTGAACTCCTCGGCCACCGGGAAGCGACTGAAGATCTATCGCACCTTCAAGGATGAGGACGGCAAAGAATATGTCCGCTGTGAGACAGTACGCAAGGCGTCAGTCATCGACGCCTACCTCAGGATCAGAACCACCAAGGATGATGAATTCAT ACGGAAGTTCGCCCTCTTCgatgagcagcacagagaggagatgaggaaggaGCGCCGGCGTAttcaggagcagctgaggaggcTGAAGAGAAACCAAGAGAAAGACAAGATCAAGGGACCCCCAGAGAAGAAGGCCAAGAAGGTCAAAGAGAGACCAGACCTCAAG CTAAAGTGCGGCGCATGTGGAGCCATCGGACACATGAGGACCAACAAGTTCTGCCCGCTATACTATCAGACCAACGCCCCTCCTTCTAACCCAGTCGCCATGacagaggagcaagaggaggagctggaaaaaaCGGTCATCCACAATGACAATGAGGAACTGATCAAGGTGGAGGGCACCAAGATCGTGCTGGGCAAACAGCTCATCGAGAG TGCTGATGAGGTTCGCAGGAAGTCCTTAGTGCTCAAGTTCCCCAAGCAACAGCTCccaccaaagaagaagagacgtGTAGGCAGCGCTGTGCACTGCGATTACCTCAAT AAACCACACAAGGCCATCCACCGCAGACGCACTGACCCCATGGTGACCTTGTCTTCTGTGCTAGAGAGCATCATCAATGACATGCGGGATCACCCCAAC ACGTATCCCTTCCACACACCAGTCAATGCCAAGGTGGTGAAGGACTACTATAAGATCATCACGCGGCCCATGGACCTGCAGACGCTGAGGGAGAATGTACGGAAGCGAATGTACCCATCTCGGGAGGAGTTCCGCGAAGCAGTGGAAGTTATCGTCAAAAACAGCGCCACCTACAATG GTGCGAAACATCCGATAACACAAGTAGCACAGTCCATGCTCGACCTGTGCGATGCTAAATTAAAAGAG aaagaGGACAGGCTGGTGAGGCTGGAGAAAGCCATCAACCCCTTGCTGGATGACGATGATCAGGTGGCCTTCTCCTTCATCCTTGACAACATCGTGACCCAGAAGATGATGGTGGTGCCTGAT TCCTGGCCGTTTCACCATCCTGTCAACAAAAAGTTTGTGCCCGATTATTATAAGGTGATCATAAACCCCATGGATCTGGAGAGCATCCGCAAG AACATCTCGAAACACAAATATCAGAATCGAGATGCATTCCTGTCAGACGTCAGTCACATCCACACCAACAGTATTAAGTACAATG GTGCCGACAGTCCGTACACCAAGACAGCCCTGGAGATTGTTAATGTGTGCAAGCAAACCTTGGCAGAG TATGACGAGCACCTGACCCAGCTGGAGAAGGACATCTCGACTGCTAAAGAAGCAGCTCTTGATGCAGCAGACTTGGAGTGTTTGGACCCAATGACACCTGGACCGTACACACCGCAG GGTCGACACCTCAGAAGACCCGGGGAGGAAGAGTCAGATGTGGATATTGAAGGctttgaggaggaggatgatggcaAACCCAAGACTCCTGCTCCT GCAGAGGACGCAGACGGAGATCTAGAGGACGATGATGACGAAGAGGAGATGTTGCTGCCGCTGCGCAGAAGGTTGCATgaccaggaggaagaggaggaggaggaagaagacgacgGAAGGTCGAACCGCCCGGCTCAGGCCAGCGTGCTCTACCAGGACCTGCTCATGTCTGACGGAGAGGACGATGCCAGCGAAGAAGAAGGCGACAACCCTTTCTCCT
- the taf1 gene encoding transcription initiation factor TFIID subunit 1 isoform X3 yields the protein MSDSDSDDEQGRPFSLTGFLFGNINEDGQLEDDSVLDNESKKHLAGLGTLGLGSLITEITANEEEDQEEGRDSGSVDAAGWVKSTDDAVDYSDISEVAEDETKKYRQAMGSLQPSRKTDDEDDYDADCEDIDSKLMPPPPPPTLPTSAKKDEPSPQNTNVGEEGDGIILPSIIAPSSTADKVDFSSSSDSESETDRPCQGMGAGGKPDSLTLPLAGIMQKDAAKALPGVTELFPEFRPGKVLRFLRLFGPGKNMPSVWRSARRKKKRKHRDPQPGTPPPEGEPTEQSQEKTSGWIYEYAPPPPPEQCLSDDEITMMAPVESKFSQTCGDGDKEAESRPKVAEWRYGPAQLWYDMLGVSEDGSNFNYGFKLKEKQSSEPEKQDAPQEIIEPVPEIIMQDSNDGDNSDNDEEDGDADKKKHALENELFLMVTQLQWEDDIIWNGEDIKHKGTKTQRASLAGWLPSSMTRNANAYNAQQGLTRSNSQLVPPTPPPMPKVSSISGSKREKNSHDSQASHEEDSPWFSIFPIDNEELVYGRWEDNIIWDDQEMDHLLMPPVLTLDPNDENIILEIPNEKEEMTSHSPSKENKKETAIKKSRILLGKTGVIKDEPQQNMSQPEVKDPWNLSNDEFYYPKQQGLRGTFGGNIIQHSIPALELRQPFFPTHMGPMKLRQFHRPTLKKYSFGALAQPGPHPVQPLLKHIKKKAKMREQERQASGGGDMFFMRTPQDLTGKDGDLILAEYSEEYAPLIMQVGMATKIKNYYKRKPGKDPGAPDCKYGETVYCHTSPFLGSLHPGQLLQAFENNLFRAPIYLHKMPETDFLVLRTRHGYYIRELVDIIVVGQECPLYEVPGPNSKRANTHIRDFLQVFIYRLFWKSKDRPRRIRMEDIKKAFPSHSESSIRKRLKLCADFKRTGMDSNWWVLKPDFRLPTEEEIRAMVSPEQCCAYYSMLVAEQRLKDAGYGEKSFFAPEEENEEDFQMKIDDEVRTAPWNTTRAFISAMKGKCLLEVTGVADPTGCGEGFSYVKVPNKPTQQKDDKEPQPAKKTVTGTDADLRRLSLKNAKQLLRKFGVPEEEIKKLSRWEVIDVVRTMSTEQARSGEGPMSKFARGSRFSVAEHQERYKEECQRIFDLQNKVLESTEVLSTDTDSSSAEDSDFEEMGKNIENMLQNKKTSSQLSREREEQERKELQRMLMGEESDRDNKGRKERRKGLSSALSTSSHKDDDTSSVTSLNSSATGKRLKIYRTFKDEDGKEYVRCETVRKASVIDAYLRIRTTKDDEFIRKFALFDEQHREEMRKERRRIQEQLRRLKRNQEKDKIKGPPEKKAKKVKERPDLKVKLKCGACGAIGHMRTNKFCPLYYQTNAPPSNPVAMTEEQEEELEKTVIHNDNEELIKVEGTKIVLGKQLIESADEVRRKSLVLKFPKQQLPPKKKRRVGSAVHCDYLNKPHKAIHRRRTDPMVTLSSVLESIINDMRDHPNTYPFHTPVNAKVVKDYYKIITRPMDLQTLRENVRKRMYPSREEFREAVEVIVKNSATYNGAKHPITQVAQSMLDLCDAKLKEKEDRLVRLEKAINPLLDDDDQVAFSFILDNIVTQKMMVVPDSWPFHHPVNKKFVPDYYKVIINPMDLESIRKNISKHKYQNRDAFLSDVSHIHTNSIKYNGADSPYTKTALEIVNVCKQTLAEYDEHLTQLEKDISTAKEAALDAADLECLDPMTPGPYTPQGRHLRRPGEEESDVDIEGFEEEDDGKPKTPAPAEDADGDLEDDDDEEEMLLPLRRRLHDQEEEEEEEEDDGRSNRPAQASVLYQDLLMSDGEDDASEEEGDNPFSSIHLSESGSDSDREVDVRPAPPRRAQDTARMGMEQDESMMSYEGDGPDEPHMEDSNVSYGSYEETESRSQMQPSSMGNGEEYGISEEEEEDEEDEARRRGPAVLSQVQLSEDEESEEFRSIGGDSDMDSDN from the exons ATGTCGGACTCCGACAGTGACGACGAGCAAGGTCGCCCTTTCTCTCTAACTGGCTTCCTCTTTGGAAACATCAACGAGGATGGACAGCTAGAGGATGACAGCGTTCTGGACAAT GAGTCCAAAAAGCATTTGGCTGGTTTGGGTACTCTGGGTCTGGGCTCACTCATCACAGAGATCACTGCCAATGAGGAGGAAGACCAAGAGGAAGGCAGAGACTCTGGTAGTGTTGATGCAGCAG GTTGGGTGAAAAGTACTGATGATGCAGTTGATTATTCTGACATCAGTGAGGTCGCTGAGGATGAGACAAAGAAGTATCGGCAGGCCATGGggtctctgcagcccagcaGGAAAACAG ATGATGAGGATGACTACGATGCAGACTGCGAGGACATTGATTCCAAGCTCatgcctcctccaccaccaccaactcTTCCAACATCTGCTAAGAAAGATGAACCCTCCCCTCAGAACACAAATG TTGGAGAAGAGGGTGATGGCATCATCCTTCCCTCCATCATTGCGCCATCCTCTACTGCTGATAAGGTTGACTTTAGCAGCTCCTCAGACTCTGAGTCAGAAACTGACCGTCCCTGTCAGGGCATGGGGGCTGGAGGAAAACCAGATAGTCTCACCCTCCCTCTTGCTGGCATCATGCAGAAAGATGCTGCCAAAGCACTGCCAGGTGTCACAGAGCTTTTCCCAGAGTTCAGGCCTGGAAAG GTGCTTAGGTTCTTACGGCTGTTCGGTCCTGGAAAGAACATGCCATCAGTTTGGAGGAGCGCCCGCAGGAAGAAGAAGCGGAAGCACCGAGACCCTCAGCCGGGGACCCCTCCTCCAGAAGGAGAACCCACCGAGCAGAGTCAGGAGAAGACATCTGGATGGATTTACGAGTAcgccccccctccacccccggAGCAGTGTCTCTCTGATGATGAG ATAACCATGATGGCTCCAGTAGAATCAAAGTTCTCGCAGACTTGTGGTGATGGAGACAAGGAGGCCGAGTCTCGACCTAAAGTAGCAGAATGGAGATACGGTCCAGCCCAGCTGTGGTACGATATGCTCGGCGTCTCTGAGGATGGAAGCAACTTCAACTACGGGTTCAAGCTAAAAGAAAAGCAGTCCAGTGAGCCTGAGAAGCAAGACGCACCTCAAGAAATAATAGAGCCTGTCCCAGAG ATTATAATGCAAGACAGCAATGATGGAGACAACAGTGATAatgatgaagaagatggagaTGCCGATAAGAAGAAACACGCCCTTGAGAATGAGCTCTTCCTGATGGTCACTCAACTGCAATGGGAGGACGATATTATCTGGAATGGGGAGGATATAAAACACAAGGGCACCAAGACTCAGCGAGCCAGTTTGGCAGGGTGGCTGCCTTCTAGCATGACCCGCAATGCCAATGCATATAATGCACAACAGG GTCTGACAAGAAGTAATTCCCAGTTGGTGCCACCGACGCCTCCACCCATGCCCAAAGTTTCTTCAATCTCTGGCTCTAAACGAGAAAAAAATAGCCATGATAGTCAAG CCTCTCATGAAGAAGACTCTCCCTGGTTCTCCATCTTCCCCATCGACAATGAGGAGCTGGTGTACGGTCGCTGGGAAGATAACATTATCTGGGATGACCAGGAGATGGATCACCTGCTCATGCCACCTGTTCTCACACTGGATccaaatgatgaaaatattatCCTAG AGATTCCCAATGAAAAGGAGGAGATGACGTCGCACTCCCCATCAAAGGAGAACAAGAAGGAAACGGCAATCAAAAAGAGTCGAATCCTGCTGGGCAAAACCGGAGTCATTAAAGACGAGCCACAGCAG AACATGTCCCAGCCTGAAGTGAAGGACCCCTGGAACCTCTCCAATGATGAATTCTACTATCCTAAACAGCAGGGCCTGAGGGGGACCTTCGGTGGCAACATCATTCAG CACTCCATCCCGGCGCTGGAGCTGAGGCAGCCCTTCTTCCCCACTCACATGGGACCCATGAAGCTGCGGCAATTTCATCGACCGACTCTGAAGAAGTACTCGTTTGGAGCTTTGGCTCAGCCCGGTCCCCATCCTGTCCAGCCGCTGCTCAAACACATAAAGAAGAAGGCCAAG aTGCGCGAGCAGGAGCGGCAGGCGTCAGGAGGTGGAGACATGTTCTTCATGCGAACTCCACAGGACTTGACAGGCAAAGATGGAGATCTGATCCTGGCTGAGTACAGTGAAGAATATGCTCCTCTCATCATGCAAGTCGGCATGGCCACCAAGATAAAAAACTACTACAAAAGG AAACCTGGAAAGGATCCTGGAGCACCCGACTGTAAATATGGAGAGACTGTGTACTGCCACACATCCCCGTTCCTGGGTTCTCTGCATCCTGGACAGCTGCTCCAG GCTTTTGAAAACAATCTTTTCCGCGCTCCAATCTACCTGCACAAGATGCCAGAAACTGATTTCTTGGTCCTGCGAACGCGACACGGCTACTACATACGAGAGCTTGTGGACATTATCGTAGTTGGTCAGGAGTGCCCGTTGTATGAGGTTCCAGGTCCCAACTCCAAACGAGCAAACACTCACATCCGAGACTTCCTACag GTGTTCATCTACCGCTTGTTCTGGAAGAGCAAAGATCGGCCCCGGAGGATCCGCATGGAAGATATAAAGAAAGCGTTCCCCTCTCATTCAGAGAGCAGCATCAGGAAACGACTAAAACTCTGTGCTGACTTCAAACGTACAG GGATGGACTCTAACTGGTGGGTGCTGAAGCCTGACTTCAGATTGCCtacagaggaggagatcagGGCCATGGTCTCTCCGGAGCAGTGCTGCGCTTACTATAGCATGCTGGTGGCAGAGCAGAGGCTCAAG GATGCTGGATACGGGGAGAAATCCTTCTTTGCTCCAGAGGAAGAGAACGAGGAGGACTTTCAAATGAAGATTGATGACGAG GTGCGGACAGCTCCGTGGAACACAACAAGGGCCTTCATTTCTGCCATGAAGGGGAAGTGCCTGTTGGAGGTCACAGGTGTGGCTGACCCTACAGGCTGTGGAGAGGGTTTCTCTTATGTCAAAGTGCCGAACAAGCCCACTCAACAAAAG GATGACAAAGAGCCACAGCCTGCCAAGAAGACAGTGACGGGAACAGACGCTGACCTGAGGAGACTCTCGCTGAAGAATGCCAAGCAGCTGCTGCGCAAGTTTGGTGTTCCAGAGGAAGAG ATCAAGAAGCTCTCACGTTGGGAGGTGATTGATGTGGTGAGAACCATGTCCACAGAGCAGGCGCGTTCAGGTGAGGGACCCATGAGCAAGTTCGCCAGAGGCTCTCGTTTCTCTGTTGCCGAACACCAGGAGCGCTACAAAGAGGAATGCCAGAGGATCTTTGACCTGCAGAACAA AGTGTTGGAGTCGACGGAGGTGCTCTCcacagacactgacagcagctcagcagaggaCAGCGACTTCGAGGAGATGGGGAAGAATATTGAGAACATGCTGCAGAACAAGAAGACCAGCTCACAGCTTTCCCGCGAGAGGGAAGAGCAAGAGCGCAAGGAACTGCAGAGGATGCTGATGGGCGAGGAGAGCGATCGTGACAACAAGGGCCGCAAGGAGCGGCGCAAAGGCTTGT CCAGCGCCTTATCCACCAGCTCCCACAAGGATGACGACACGTCCTCCGTCACCAGCTTGAACTCCTCGGCCACCGGGAAGCGACTGAAGATCTATCGCACCTTCAAGGATGAGGACGGCAAAGAATATGTCCGCTGTGAGACAGTACGCAAGGCGTCAGTCATCGACGCCTACCTCAGGATCAGAACCACCAAGGATGATGAATTCAT ACGGAAGTTCGCCCTCTTCgatgagcagcacagagaggagatgaggaaggaGCGCCGGCGTAttcaggagcagctgaggaggcTGAAGAGAAACCAAGAGAAAGACAAGATCAAGGGACCCCCAGAGAAGAAGGCCAAGAAGGTCAAAGAGAGACCAGACCTCAAGGTAAAA CTAAAGTGCGGCGCATGTGGAGCCATCGGACACATGAGGACCAACAAGTTCTGCCCGCTATACTATCAGACCAACGCCCCTCCTTCTAACCCAGTCGCCATGacagaggagcaagaggaggagctggaaaaaaCGGTCATCCACAATGACAATGAGGAACTGATCAAGGTGGAGGGCACCAAGATCGTGCTGGGCAAACAGCTCATCGAGAG TGCTGATGAGGTTCGCAGGAAGTCCTTAGTGCTCAAGTTCCCCAAGCAACAGCTCccaccaaagaagaagagacgtGTAGGCAGCGCTGTGCACTGCGATTACCTCAAT AAACCACACAAGGCCATCCACCGCAGACGCACTGACCCCATGGTGACCTTGTCTTCTGTGCTAGAGAGCATCATCAATGACATGCGGGATCACCCCAAC ACGTATCCCTTCCACACACCAGTCAATGCCAAGGTGGTGAAGGACTACTATAAGATCATCACGCGGCCCATGGACCTGCAGACGCTGAGGGAGAATGTACGGAAGCGAATGTACCCATCTCGGGAGGAGTTCCGCGAAGCAGTGGAAGTTATCGTCAAAAACAGCGCCACCTACAATG GTGCGAAACATCCGATAACACAAGTAGCACAGTCCATGCTCGACCTGTGCGATGCTAAATTAAAAGAG aaagaGGACAGGCTGGTGAGGCTGGAGAAAGCCATCAACCCCTTGCTGGATGACGATGATCAGGTGGCCTTCTCCTTCATCCTTGACAACATCGTGACCCAGAAGATGATGGTGGTGCCTGAT TCCTGGCCGTTTCACCATCCTGTCAACAAAAAGTTTGTGCCCGATTATTATAAGGTGATCATAAACCCCATGGATCTGGAGAGCATCCGCAAG AACATCTCGAAACACAAATATCAGAATCGAGATGCATTCCTGTCAGACGTCAGTCACATCCACACCAACAGTATTAAGTACAATG GTGCCGACAGTCCGTACACCAAGACAGCCCTGGAGATTGTTAATGTGTGCAAGCAAACCTTGGCAGAG TATGACGAGCACCTGACCCAGCTGGAGAAGGACATCTCGACTGCTAAAGAAGCAGCTCTTGATGCAGCAGACTTGGAGTGTTTGGACCCAATGACACCTGGACCGTACACACCGCAG GGTCGACACCTCAGAAGACCCGGGGAGGAAGAGTCAGATGTGGATATTGAAGGctttgaggaggaggatgatggcaAACCCAAGACTCCTGCTCCT GCAGAGGACGCAGACGGAGATCTAGAGGACGATGATGACGAAGAGGAGATGTTGCTGCCGCTGCGCAGAAGGTTGCATgaccaggaggaagaggaggaggaggaagaagacgacgGAAGGTCGAACCGCCCGGCTCAGGCCAGCGTGCTCTACCAGGACCTGCTCATGTCTGACGGAGAGGACGATGCCAGCGAAGAAGAAGGCGACAACCCTTTCTCCT